The genomic window TGCATGTGTAGTCCGGGCCGTACAGGTCCATGGTGAGGTTAAACTCAGTTGGGGGATCGGAGTCTGTACAGGTAGTTCAGTACTCGTCCTTGCTCCAGCCTGAAGATAGTAGGGGAGGAGAAACATACAGTTGTCAAGAAACATATTCTCAGCGACCCAATCCTCCTGCAAGTCATTCCCTCTATTGGCGATGTCGTAACCCCAGGTAAATTTGCCCTCTTCCCAGCTGGCGTTAGTCCACTTGTCAGACTTGACATCCCAAGCCAGCGTCGACTTGTGCGTGTCGAGGTAGGCGCCAGCATTGGCTGCCACCTCGACATCGTACCAGCTCGCCTtcttgtcgagctcgacATTGATAACGTCCGATCCGATGGCAATTGAGGCTGCAGGTGCGTTGCCCTCGAGACTCACATATCCAGAGACTCGCGATGCTTTCAGTTGAGGAAAAAGCTGGGCTGACGGTTGCTCAAGCACCGTGTCAAAGACATAGCTATTGGTCGAAGAGAACCAGTTCACATCAGAGGGCTTGACGCCAACACTGCCCAGCTGCAGGCCGCTGCTGTCAGAACCATGTTGACCGATCACAATGGTCTTGCCTTCAATAGCTTGGGCAGCGGCTGGAGCGGCCTGGGCATTGTCGTCCTGGACGACACGCACCGAGTAACTCCGCGGGAGTCCGAAGCACTGCGGATTGTTCTTGTGAAAAGCCTTGGCATCTGGTCCCAAATGAGAAAAGAACTCTTGAGGTTTGAGAAGATTGAACTTACACGAAGGAAGAGCGTTGATTTGCTTGGCGTAACGGTGCAAAGCTCTCCGATAGGCCCTGCTCTGCGGGCCCCGGCAGGCACCACCAGAAGAGCTGTGTGCACTGGCCAGGTATGACATAGCGTCTGCCATGGTGTCACTTTGGCAAGTACAATGGCGGGAGCAGAATGCTGTTGACAAAAAGCTGTTGAAGCGAAGGAAGATGGAAGTGCATTCAAAATTCTTCTACTGATCTATCTATACTATATGGTCTTATTAGGTCCCTCAACTGCAAGTCTACCTATTCCCAGCTTTGAGGAGACAATACATGAGCCAGCGTTTCCTATGAGCCTATTGTTTGctttggagaagatggaacAAGCCGAAATGCAACCCTGGAGTCGAGAGGCTAGAGAGCTTTGGATCTTCAGCTCAACACTAAAGATTTAGCTAACCCATTTCAGACAGTTCTAGACCTCTCATACAGTCTCCTCCCCACATCAGATCCCCATACTCTGGATATCAGAGCTCTGCCACCACCCGAGATTTGCATTAGTCCTATCAATAATTGTTTTGTGCTGATATATTTCTGCAATGTTCAGCTTGAATTCAGCTCAGCTATTGATTGTAAGGTGGCTGTGAAGCGGAGCGTTTGCAGCGAGTCTGGGATGATCCCAAGCTCCAGGCTCTTATACGTGATGAAGCGTCTCTCACCTCCAGTCCATGGCTTCGTTTCCACCGTTTGCCAGGACTCTGAGGCAAAGACACCATCATGGCGGCTTTCGGCTCCTTCAGCGGCTATGAAGACATCATTGACAACGTGCCAGACGTCGGCCAGTTTGATCCTGCTCCATCTCATGgctcaacaccaactccCGGGAACTTACCCACCGTGACCAGGGCGGGCATCGATTTCCTCGGCCTTGGGAAGCTTTTCGAGAAGCTTTTTGGAGGCACGACGCCAGTGAATCCAGATGATCCAACACCGCCGGCACGTCATCCCGTGCAAGTCAGGGACATCTTCAAAATGTCCCAGGTCAACACTGGCTTCGACTTCTCAACACATCCGTGCATCAAAATGACGGTGGCGTACCTTCAAAAGACGCTCGACTTCCGCTGGAAAAACGGGAACATGCGGACCCTCGTCTTCCCAGACTACAAACCCGGCCTCGCTCCATCAGAGCTCATAACAGACGGGTTGGACAAGGACAAGttcgccgccggcgccgcgGCCTTGCTCATTAAGGCCTTCTACAACAATGTCCGGGATAGGCAGGGAACCATCGACATTGACAAGGCCAACACGGCCGTTTCGGAATTCAACAACCATATCAACAACCAGGCAACAGCCCTCATGATCCAGTTCTACCGCACCTTCTTCGGCATCACTGAGCCCTCGGAAGATCTCGCGTCCCGGTACCGAAAGCTGCTCGTCTCAGCCGCCTACCGCAACCTGAAGCAAGGACAGGCGGGACAAGGCACATGGCGCGATGCCGACCTCGAGATGTTCTGCCACTTTGCCAAGTTGGCTGCGTGTGGCGCCTCGGATAATACCATCCGGGATGTATACAACGAACTGACCACGACAGCCCCTCAGCTTAGCGGCAGCACGTTTGGTAGCATCCACCCCGATACCTGGCGGCAGTACCGCGGCTGGCTCAGCTCAGGCTTTCTTGATTGGGGTGACCTAGGCGCCACGCATCTTGATGATTATGACCTCCTGGTTATTCCCGGTATGGGACGTTTCCCGATTTCACAGACGATCAGGTACTATCTTGTGGACGAGTTCGCAAAAAACAAGGGGTATTACAAGCCGCCGCAGTCATCCTCTTGCTTCTCTAGTAATGTGAAGGTCGTCATGGCCGGGCCTGCCggggagaagctgaagaagataTGCAATGTCGAGCCTGGCGATGTAGTCCTATCTCCAGATGCTACAGACAGCGGAGGCCCTCCAGGAACCAGACGTGTGGCGTTTGTCAGCGCCCCCCGACGCGGTACGAGACCGCTCTACTCACTCCACGACTACCCGGGCTTACAGTTCACGGCCACGCACCCCATCCTTTTGCCCTCGGCCTCAACAGGCGAGATGTCTCTCCAGTTTGTGGACAAAGACCGCGCTAGCTCGCTGAATCCCACTTGGCAATCACTCTCCAAGGAGAACATCATTCCAGACTTGCTCCAGGCCCATCAGGCAGACAGTGAAGATAAGGTCGTTTACGATCTGGTTTTTGAGCCAACCGCCACAAGCGAGGGCCagaccaacagcaacaacctaCCACTAGCCACCTACGTGGTAGAAGCTGAGAACGGGCGCCGACTGACCGTGGCATCGGAAGCACCCGCGCTGGAGTGGTTCGGGCCCGAGCTCATGTTCATCAGTTCTGCGGTGCGGCAAATCTTGGAGGGTAGCGGTGATATCGACGCTGTCGTCGAACTGCTGGGTACCAACCGAGTTTACACACGGCTTGTGCTCGGTGAGGCCGCTGAGAAGATCACGTTCTCTGACAATATCGGTGGCGGTCACTGCGACGAGTCCACGGCGGGAGCATGGCTCTTGGAAGCCTGCGCCAAGTCGCAGGCTGTGCAGGATCTGGTGGAAAGGATGATACAATACCTCGGCCGTACTCTCAGCCACGAGGTCAGGACTGGGTGGGCTCGCTGTCTTCCCGTTGGCAAGGAATTTACCGTTAGCAGCAACAATGGCGAGGAAAGTCAAGAGGCCTTGTTCATCAATGTTTTCCGCTTGCTAGACAGCGATAAAGCATGCCTCAGCCGCCCGCCTGCCATTGGGCCTCGTCACCAGCTCAAAATCTGGAGAGATGACgtgttggtgtttgatgacCTCGTCAGTGGTGAAGTCCAAGGTCAGAGCACTTTACAGCTGTACTGCCCTGTCAATAtaggagaagaaggggatcTGAGTGGTGACTgtcaaaccatcaccattcAGCTCGAGGACGGAACGTCAGGCAGCGTTTGGCGGGGCGGTGGTCCGGTCCGGAAGGGGCTTCACACTATCATCGGACTTGGCAGTCTTTCTAGTGGCATATGTGGGAGTGCCCAGCATGCTGTGGCAGAGGTGGAGTTGCGCAGCGGTGTCAATATTATCGCTGCTCCAGCTCGGGGTGAGGGCCAAGCTGGAGGTGGCGGTCCAAAGTTGATGAACTTGGCTTCTTTGTCGCACAAGACTGCCTGGGAGGAGAGCACCATGGGCGCGTACGCTGGCTGTTTGGGTGCTAGGTTTGGAGATGCCATTGCTGAGCTTACGAGGTTCCACTGTGGTGAAAATGGGAAAACAGGTTAGGCGAATCTGAAATGCGGTGGATTGTCGGGATGATCTGAGGTGTGCTGTTTGCGGCAGGGCGGCTCCAGATAGATGTGGGGCCTGTGtaaggggttcaggggctaAGTAAATAAACAACGAAGCCTCCCTTAAGGATAAGGTATTTGTAACATGCCGTTGTAAAACAAGCACATCATACTATTTGGGTTGTTTCTTTCTCCAGTTAACAGTCTAGAGCGTCATTCAAAGGAACAAATTTGAGACGGCGATGGGCCGAATTTCTTACGCTGTTTTTCCTGGATATCCCAGATGAGCAGAAACTTCCGGTGTTGCTTTTCCGATTTGGCCTTCTTCCAGATGTGATGAGATTTGATGGGCCTCACAGATGGGGTGAATCTGCAACATTCTCTGTGGTGAAGTCATCGACTCACGCTTTATCGAACCTAAATGGTCAGATGCTGTGTTTTAGTGTTTGATGGATAAACCGGGGCTGAAGTGGGCGTTTTTAagttggctggtggctgcCTCGCACCACAAAAAACACAGGAAAAGCTCAACAATTGTAAAGTTCTCGTATCGAACTCGGGATGGGCGCTTTTATCACTATCTCACCTGTGTCACTCAGATGGCATGTGTCATTCCAATCATGCCCTTATTTAACGACACCGGCTGCGTTTACTCCCGTCGCTAAACTTCGTGACTGCTCACCTATCCCtgcaacacacacacagaccgACCATCAGAAATGGCTGCTGTGGGGCTGGAAGGTGGAGACGGTAGTTGATCATAATTGCTGGGCTTTGCTGGGTTTTGGAGTTTAACTACTACATCAATCAAAATTGGGGCTTCTTTCCTCCTTACTTTTCGTCCCTTTTCGCCTGGTGATATGTGACCGAGACACTGCCTTTCCTGATGAGATACTCCAGTGTTTCGTACACTTCTCAGATCGCAGCACCCAGAAGAGCTTGCTCACTGTATCCCCCAGCTTCCATGATTTCGTCGAGGAGGCCACATGGCCCCGCGAtatcttcatctcctcccaccaagaCGTTGACCAAATCTCTCGCTTCACAGGCCGTCGCAACAACTGGCCCGGAGTTTGAATGCCACCCTTTACTGTGCCTAGAAACAGCAGCCGACCTACATGCTAACGACGTCTTATTTACTGATTGTATTAGCCAAGTCTGTAGAGCATTGAGGAGGATAGAAGAAACAGCCCATGACCCGGAATCCATCAGAAATATCTCATTGTCCATTGCGACCCCGAAACAACCGGTCAGCCGAAAACTTAGCTGGGTCCATCATTACTTTCATTCCTGGCGTATCCATCTACTGGAACCTTTGAAACTTCCAGTCCTCCGCTGTGTACGACATCTCGTCGTCACTTCTGTACGCCCCTTCGACCGACGGTGCTACCCGGGGCTTAAACAACACCCCATCGACCTTTCGGTCATCATCTCAATGTGGACCAAGCTTCCCGGTTGCATTATACTCGAGTTTGACGACGTTGAGGAACGCCTGCCTGACAGCCGGCATCTAGCCGTagaggttttttttttttttttttttttttttcatccATGAGCAGGACCACGGCGAGACTCCCGGCACAATTTTGGCAAAGCAGTTTTTCTCAATCTTGAGTCTCTCCCAGCTCTAAAGCGAATCAATGTGCCAAGGTCCTATCCGACTACGCCTTTTCCGTACTTATTGATCAGAGCAAGCCCATTCCCGACTTGGTCTCCCCCCAGTTTTCGCACGACCCCGTCAGCTCAGCATTGCGGGTTTGGTCCCAGGGCGTCGAGGAATTTAGTGTCCAGCTGTTTGGAGACTCTACGATTTTCTGGCCACCGACGACGGAGATGTTGGTACCGGGCTACGACCTGACTGCTGATCTACCAAGACCACCCTTTTGGCCGcggttgaagaagctggaggttgAGTTAAGGGCAGCTACGCCAAGGGGGGGCTGGTATTTTCGTGGTCTAGGAGATGAAACTCGCGTGGATGTGGGATACCGCATCGCCGACGACTTGCACTGCCCTCCACTGCTGGAGACCAATAGGAGATGGGGAACGACATATGAGGGTTGTAGAACCGGCGAGGTGGCTAGATGAGTACCCTAATGTCTTTCGGGCAGTGCCAGTTTGAGGATGCTGTGGAGGAAGTGTTGGATGCATTTGCGAGAGCACTGGGGAACATGCCAGTGATAGAGGAGGCCGAAGTGAGCTTTCTGCTGTTCTTGAGCTGCGAGGAGAAAGATCACCCGGATGATTTTCACGAATTTTTGGCATATGTACCTCCTTCTACGAGAGGAACAGTAAAGGGGAGGAAATATTATTGGAGCACGCATCTGTGGGAATGGGATGTCAAGTACATGGCTCGGGCTTCACTGGGGGTGCAGTCGTCTGGAATGGCGAGTGGGAAGCCGGCGAACCAGTGACAAGGTTTCAAAGCTCTTTTGTCAAAATGTCGGCGACTTCGAAGAGCAGTGGCTCGAAATGGAGGCTTTTACGTCCGATTCTTGATGTCATCCCCGTTGTCTATAGTCTGTACGTGTCACTAGGAGACATTGACAAACAGAAAGCCCTATTTAGAGCGTTGCTCGTTTTAGCAAGAGGGTACAAAGCACTACGGTGATAGCCCAGGGAAATACATGCAAACTTTCTCACTCCTGCGGCTTCAGTTCGGTTGAAGTAATCTTCTTCAAACAAAACTCGGTGAAAAAACATACGTACTTGTGCCTTTGGTGTATTTGTGATACAGACATGTTCTTGAAGTTGTATAGTTGCTTACCTACCTAATGAAGCCCCTGGTCGATATCTCACCAAAGAATTTAACCGGTAGAAGAGAACGACGCATTCCCAACAAagaccaccaacaccgcTGCATATGCCGCTGTGGCTCCCAACAAAGACTCCAACGACGTCGGTGTAATTCCACTAGACAGCACAGCAAGGGTGAGGGCTGTCAGGAGGACGAACACCACCGTCAAGATAAGAGTCAACACGTTTGAGTGCCTTACAATAAATAGTATGACCATGGGGACAACAATAGACACCCCTCCAAACAGACATGCAACAAGGCGGACGAAGAAGTCCACTTTGGGCGAAATATGAAGCGGGCCCATACGAGCCTGAGCATCATGGAGGATTCTACGGGTTCCGGCTACAAAATTACTGTGATTAGTGATGGTTACATGCAAGAGATAGTTAGGAAGGCCGTGACACACCATTGCCGATTCCTCCTTCAAGGCCTTTCTTTCTAAGGAGCAAGCGCTGCTTTTTCCCCTCTTGGTCCAGCATAAATACTGGAGCCCGCATCTGGAACCAGAGGCGCATGCCGCCAACCGAGGATGTGACTTGATCCAACACTGTCACATCATTTGGCGGCAGAAGCTCAGCTTGATTTCCCATAGCAgacttctccttttcctgctGGGCAGATGCCTCATGAGCCCCGGCAATGTCAAACAAGTTGAGAGCGTCTGGTCCATCCCAGTAATGGGGCTCGTGAAGCTTATGGGCGAGATTTGCCGCCATGGGCTTGACAGACGAAGGCTCTGGCGCTTTTTTGCTATCGAGAACTTGGAAGCTCTCGATGGCTCGCACTGCCTCAATGTTGGTACTAAAGGTCGAAACGTATCTGAGTAGGAATGTGCGGATTATGACAACACGTACCATATTCCTGCAACGCTTCTCCAAGACCGTCAAAGGACGGGTCATCAAATCCATCGCATGCCTATCGTAGTGCAGTTTCTCGGACAAAAGCACAAGCTTATGCTGGGCCCTCAAGATATTGAAGACGCTGAGTCACTCAAGGCGGCAGAATACCAACTCTCAGCGGGATACCGACTCCTGGCGCTTGATCATCTTGCCAGCGAAGCTGTACATTCGACGATCCTGTTTCTGAGCCGTAAGTGGCAATGTATCTCGTGTCTCGTCAAAACCACGCCGCCAGGCGTCGGCTCTGCCGACGTGACACAATGTGTCATGGCGGGAGACTGTGCGGTCCGGATTGGCATAGTTGGGGTTTATTTGCTGCAAAGACACAGTTGTCATGACTGATATGTTCGATCGGAAGGTAGAGAGTGTTGGCCTTCGCTTTCCCTGAAGCGTCCCTCCTGTTACCTGTGTGAATTCATGATGGTCCGGAATTGcatgtggtgttgttgatcctATGTCGCCAGGCGCACGGAAAACACTGTCAGGAGTCGCCATGAGTAACTGGAACTCTGTTATTGTCGTCTGCATTGTCGATTGACTGTCTCATCTCTCCCACTGGTAATATAGAGTCTTACATTGGGTGTAAAATGATGCAACTGTGACATATGTAAGCGTAACTTTCGGTGGACTGTGCCTactttctctcttctctgtcACGGAGAAAACCTAAGAGCTGAGAGAAATAAGCTTGGCGACTCGCATCTCGAGGGCCGAAGGCTGAAAAACAGGAGCGGGGTTTACTCAGGCAGTACATGATCATAATTTGTTCAGCTGAACGCTCATATCTTACCAATCGCATCTTCAGCTGCTGTTGCCCGTATCAGCCAATCCACACGCCATCTTTGACCACAGAAGCTGATACGTCGTAGACAAAACGATAGAGACTACCAACTAGACTACTCTCCCATGAGAACGAATAGGTGGATAGATAGACATCCACATTCCTAGCTTACAGGTTTCAACGAGGTCCAATAAGCTTTCAAGGTCATCGAATCTAGAGGTCTTCAAAACTGATCGAGAGACAGATTGACAACACCGCATTGTTATGTCTGTACCTTGACTTCGTAAAACTCATATTTTGTGTTTCAGACTCTCTTTACATGCCCAGAGGATGTCTGGGATCAGCTCAACAACATAGCTTAAATTTCATCTGTCAGCTTGACGATATCAGGGCGTTTACGACGAAAAAGATCCCGGAAGGTTGTATCGGGTTACTGTTTTGTTGGAGGCTAGTTGCAGAAAAGCGGTCAGAAGTTTAGGAAAGAATGAAATAGCGAACCACGGGAAGACCCATACTGAACTACTCTTCCGGATTAGTCGGCCGAAGGAGAAAGGATTGTGACTAGAATCGGAACTACATACCTTTGGTATGTCCGTTGGTTAGCTGACGGCCATGTTTCAGCCGCTGGTGATGCTCGAGATAGTTTGCATACGTAGAGACATGAAGTCCCACTGGGTAATATCTCCCTCGGCTTTTCGCCATATCTGTTTTGTATTCCCTGGGCGTTCCGCAAGGACAGTAGAACAGACCGGGATTCCGAAAAGGCACTCAcacacctcccccgccagtATTGATCTAAATCTATCAGTGTCATGTTGAAGGGCTGTCGTCATCTCCCTTGCTACCCCCAAACATACCAGGTATCTTGCCCCTTCTAACTCAAACACTGTTATAGCCAGCTGGTTCAAAGACACCAACCAAGCATACCCAGAGCAATAGCACAGCACAAATTTATCTACTCATGCAGCTTCTCATCACCCATCCAGTGGCAATAGCCCCGACCTCGTATTTAGTCTCCCTTCACGGCTCCAGCATGTGTTCCAAGTCGAAGGTAATCTGCGCCTAAGACACATGCTGTAAAGACAACCCGCCttcagccaccaccccgcccCATCTTGTTACTCTTTACCCCTCCGGGAGAACCAAGCTCAGCATGAAGGTATGGTAACTCACCGGCTAAGCTCCCTAGTTGAGCAGTTCCATGCCCGGGGTGAAGATATTCATGTTGCTCTCACCCAGAAGAAGCCAGATACGGAAGCCGAGCATGAACGGAGACGCCCAGGCCGGCCCCAAGGCTTTACCACCAGCGAGAATCACTGCATAAAGCACCACAATTCTGTTTCCAGTCACCGGAAGGATGAAGCAAGCAAGAAACAGTTAGCTCCAAAGAGCGCAGTACCACTCCCACTCGGCGATACCCTCTGCACAACACCCATCGTGTACATCTCTGTCAGCCCCAGAACTGACACAAATCATGCCACTGAGTAGTCAAACCAGCCGATaaacccaaacaacaaaaaacacCCAGCCGGCCGGCCGCGCCGGCATTAAAACCATCTCCGGCCGACCTCAAACACATACTATTTTTCCCGGCCCGCAGTCCGCAGGTCCACCGGGACAGCAGTGCCAAACTCAAGCGGGAAAAGCATGAGACGAAAGCTCGACACAGTAGCAAAACTCTGGCGAATCTGTCTCCCGGATTTTGTTCCCTGATGACGGGAGGGTGTGTACACAACAAGTTGCTCTTCGCCCCGAGATCAGGCCTTTACCGTGAAATCACTCGCTCATACTGACAGCATCTCCGGCGCTTTCGGCAGACAATCTTGGATCTTGCTCGCACCGGTCTAGTAGCCTTGTATGTGTAAAGTGGCTGTTGAGTGCCCCTGACCATAAAGACAACAGAACTCTGACTTGCCACTCGGCATTCATCAAAGCCATTCATCACGAGAAGAAAACAACCAATGGAACCATAGATTAACTTCCTCGATATCCggcatcctcccccaaccgGTTCACCCAATAGCATCAACCTCACAACCATACCGTAACACCATACCATTCAGCCTACTTTCACCCCCATGACAGCGCTAAGTTGTCCTGGTCACAACCAACCAGTCAGGCACCAAATCTCAGCGAGAAACCCCCGGTAAGTTGGGAATGAAAGATGGGATTTGCCGTATATTGACTGTATGACGGCATTTGCGCCAGGCTTCTAGCAATCTGTCGTCGACAGGGTAGGTCAAATTTGCTTTCCTGGTCTTCGGTCTCTCGATTGGTGTTTGGTAGAAAAGAGTAGCTAGGGACCATAAAAAGTTGAACAATAGCCGTTGTTGATTCCGGTAACAGGTAACGTTGCAGATCTTCGGCCTCGAGTCGTCCCTCCAGACGAGATATACCATCCGGAAAAGCCCCCCCTTCATTACAGCATTCCTGCCGTGTAGAGACGAGCGAACTTCGGAGGCACAATCGAAAGTGTATGATGTTTGTGCTCCCGGTCGTGTAAACTCGTCCCGGCATGTTGATCAGATTGTAGGCAACAATTCGTCGTCTCGGAGAATTCCCGCAATATAGTCtcacacccccccttccgTTTTCCTTTTCGGGTCAACATAagcttccttcctccccca from Podospora pseudoanserina strain CBS 124.78 chromosome 7 map unlocalized CBS124.78p_7.2, whole genome shotgun sequence includes these protein-coding regions:
- a CDS encoding uncharacterized protein (EggNog:ENOG503PAPU); its protein translation is MAAFGSFSGYEDIIDNVPDVGQFDPAPSHGSTPTPGNLPTVTRAGIDFLGLGKLFEKLFGGTTPVNPDDPTPPARHPVQVRDIFKMSQVNTGFDFSTHPCIKMTVAYLQKTLDFRWKNGNMRTLVFPDYKPGLAPSELITDGLDKDKFAAGAAALLIKAFYNNVRDRQGTIDIDKANTAVSEFNNHINNQATALMIQFYRTFFGITEPSEDLASRYRKLLVSAAYRNLKQGQAGQGTWRDADLEMFCHFAKLAACGASDNTIRDVYNELTTTAPQLSGSTFGSIHPDTWRQYRGWLSSGFLDWGDLGATHLDDYDLLVIPGMGRFPISQTIRYYLVDEFAKNKGYYKPPQSSSCFSSNVKVVMAGPAGEKLKKICNVEPGDVVLSPDATDSGGPPGTRRVAFVSAPRRGTRPLYSLHDYPGLQFTATHPILLPSASTGEMSLQFVDKDRASSLNPTWQSLSKENIIPDLLQAHQADSEDKVVYDLVFEPTATSEGQTNSNNLPLATYVVEAENGRRLTVASEAPALEWFGPELMFISSAVRQILEGSGDIDAVVELLGTNRVYTRLVLGEAAEKITFSDNIGGGHCDESTAGAWLLEACAKSQAVQDLVERMIQYLGRTLSHEVRTGWARCLPVGKEFTVSSNNGEESQEALFINVFRLLDSDKACLSRPPAIGPRHQLKIWRDDVLVFDDLVSGEVQGQSTLQLYCPVNIGEEGDLSGDCQTITIQLEDGTSGSVWRGGGPVRKGLHTIIGLGSLSSGICGSAQHAVAEVELRSGVNIIAAPARGEGQAGGGGPKLMNLASLSHKTAWEESTMGAYAGCLGARFGDAIAELTRFHCGENGKTG
- a CDS encoding uncharacterized protein (EggNog:ENOG503P941) — encoded protein: MDLMTRPLTVLEKRCRNMVRVVIIRTFLLRYVSTFSTNIEAVRAIESFQVLDSKKAPEPSSVKPMAANLAHKLHEPHYWDGPDALNLFDIAGAHEASAQQEKEKSAMGNQAELLPPNDVTVLDQVTSSVGGMRLWFQMRAPVFMLDQEGKKQRLLLRKKGLEGGIGNAGTRRILHDAQARMGPLHISPKVDFFVRLVACLFGGVSIVVPMVILFIVRHSNVLTLILTVVFVLLTALTLAVLSSGITPTSLESLLGATAAYAAVLVVFVGNASFSSTG